One window of the Pyrus communis chromosome 17, drPyrComm1.1, whole genome shotgun sequence genome contains the following:
- the LOC137722702 gene encoding phospholipid-transporting ATPase 1-like, whose product MTSGHPLLSSSDSPSAPLVPSSSLTKNLARISSNASFSSSSLDNNDDAQSDLLEVKDDVAVSGCSEKPLENSTNLAGPLGSRLLPQFPLENPTRDRRRLVSWGAMELHNETRSSGTLEISQGSSRVQEKLSQRIRHKSVQFDDNLLHDDNPRLIYINDPKRTNDKYEFTGNEIRTSKYTIITFLPKNLFIQFHRVAYLYFLAIAALNQLPPLAVFGRTVSLFPLLFVLCVTAIKDGYEDWRRHRSDRNENNREALVFQSGQFQPKKWKHIQVGEVLKICADDTIPCDVVLLGTSDPSGIAYIQTMNLDGESNLKTRYARQETTSAVCEGCTFLGLIRCEQPNRNVYEFTANMEFNGHKFPLSQSNIVLRGCQLKNTAWAIGVVVYAGQETKAMLNSAASPSKRSKLESYMNRETLWLSVFLFVMCAVVATGMGLWLMRHKGQIDTLAYYRKRYYSDGKENGKTYRFYGIPMEIFFSFLSSIIVFQIMIPISLYITMELVRLGQSYFMIEDRHMFDSSSGSRFQCRSLNINEDLGQIRYIFSDKTGTLTENKMEFRRASIFGRSFGTSLQEANVAGIGLGRKRWKLKSEISVDNELVEFLHKDLSENDRIAAHEFFLTLAACNTVVPIVSNGTSSSCGKSELDDVEAIDYQGESPDEQALVSAASAYGYTLFERTSGHIVMDVNGEKLRLDVLGLHEFDSVRKRMSVVIRFPNNTVKVLVKGADTTMFGTLANDSERDDHLTRSTQSHLSEYSSEGLRTLVVAARDLTDEQLEQWQSMYEDASTSLTDRSSKLRQTAALIECNLKLLGATAIEDKLQDGVPEAIESLRQAGIKVWVLTGDKQETAISIGLSCKLLTADMQQIIINGTSEDECRNLLADSMAKYGVKSSNKRDPSFKLKKNAENGYLEIPGNAKTSCVPEWNGGKEEGKMNAPLALIIDGNSLVYILEKDLELELFDLATSCSVVLCCRVAPLQKAGIVDLIKTRTDDMTLAIGDGANDVSMIQMADVGVGICGQEGRQAVMASDFAMGQFRFLKTLLLVHGHWNYQRVGYMILYNFYRNAVFVLMLFWFILSTAFSTTSALTDWSSVFYSVIYTSLPTIVVGILDKDLSHRTLLQYPKLYGAGHRHEAYNLHLFWITMLDTVWQSLVLFYVPLFTYKDSSIDIWSMGSLWTIAVVVLVNVHLAMDVHRWVFITQIAVWGSIIITYACMVVLDSIPVFPNYWTIYHLAKSPTYWIAILLITVVALLPRFVFKVVNHIFWPSDIQIAREAEVLNRQRKHLSSKQDDSSS is encoded by the exons ATGACTTCTGGGCACCCGTTGCTGTCTTCGTCTGATTCTCCATCAGCGCCACTGGTTCCATCCTCTTCTCTTACTAAGAACCTTGCCCGTATCTCCTCCAAtgcttcattttcttcttccagTCTTGACAACAATGATGATGCTCAAAGTGATTTACTTGAAGTGAAGGACGACGTTGCTGTTTCTGGTTGCTCTGAGAAACCCTTAGAAAATTCCACTAATCTTGCTGGTCCACTCGGTTCTCGGTTATTGCCGCAGTTTCCGTTGGAAAACCCCACGCGGGATAGAAGACGCCTGGTGTCGTGGGGTGCCATGGAACTGCATAATGAAACTAGAAGTTCAGGAACTCTTGAAATCTCCCAGGGTTCATCTAGGGTTCAGGAAAAGTTGTCTCAGAGGATCCGTCACAAAAGTGTGCAGTTCGATGATAACTTGCTGCATGATGACAATCCAAGGTTGATCTATATTAACGATCCGAAGAGGACAAATGACAAATATGAGTTCACTGGGAATGAGATTCGAACTAGCAAGTACACCATCATTACCTTCTTGCCCAAGAATCTTTTCATTCAGTTTCATCGGGTAGCTTATTTGTATTTTCTAGCTATTGCTGCCCTCAACCAGCTTCCACCTCTTGCAGTCTTTGGAAGAACGGTGTCTCTTTTCCCCCTTCTGTTTGTGCTCTGTGTCACAGCTATCAAAGATGGCTATGAAGATTGGCGAAGACATAGATCAGACAGGAATGAGAATAACCGGGAGGCTCTGGTGTTTCAATCTGGCCAATTTCAACCGAAGAAATGGAAACATATTCAAGTGGGCGAGGTTCTAAAGATTTGTGCTGATGACACAATTCCTTGTGATGTGGTCTTGTTAGGGACAAGCGACCCTAGTGGAATTGCCTACATTCAAACAATGAATTTGGATGGTGAGTCGAACTTGAAAACAAGGTATGCGCGGCAGGAAACAACTTCAGCAGTATGTGAAGGGTGTACATTTTTAGGGCTCATCAGATGTGAACAACCTAATAGGAATGTCTATGAGTTCACTGCCAACATGGAGTTTAATGGGCATAAATTTCCCCTGAGTCAATCAAATATAGTTTTGCGTGGTTGCCAGCTGAAGAACACAGCCTGGGCAATTGGTGTCGTGGTATATGCTGGACAGGAAACCAAGGCAATGCTGAATAGTGCAGCTTCTCCTTCCAAGAGAAGTAAGCTGGAAAGCTACATGAATAGGGAAACTCTCTGGCTGTCGGTTTTCCTTTTTGTTATGTGTGCAGTTGTGGCCACTGGCATGGGCCTGTGGCTCATGCGCCATAAAGGTCAGATTGATACCTTGGCTTATTACCGGAAAAGATACTACTCTGATGGGAAAGAGAATGGAAAAACCTATAGGTTTTATGGGATACCTATGGAgatctttttctcctttttgagTTCCATCATAGTTTTCCAGATAATGATACCAATCTCTCTTTATATTACAATGGAGTTGGTTCGATTGGGCCAGTCATATTTCATGATCGAAGACAGGCATATGTTTGACAGCAGCTCTGGCTCAAGGTTCCAGTGCAGATCGTTGAATATTAATGAGGATTTGGGTCAAATACGATATATTTTTTCAGACAAAACAGGGACACTTACCGAGAACAAAATGGAATTCCGAAGAGCAAGCATATTTGGGAGGAGTTTTGGGACCTCTTTGCAGGAAGCAAATGTTGCAG GAATAGGATTAGGTAGAAAGAGATGGAAGCTCAAAAGCGAAATTTCTGTAGATAATGAGCTTGTGGAATTTTTGCACAAAGACTTAAGTGAAAATGACAGGATTGCTGCACATGAGTTTTTTCTTACATTGGCTGCTTGCAATACTGTGGTTCCTATTGTCAGTAATGGTACATCTTCCAGTTGCGGAAAAAGTGAATTAGATGATGTAGAAGCTATTGACTATCAGGGGGAATCTCCTGATGAGCAAGCATTAGTTTCTGCAGCCTCTGCATATGGATATACGCTTTTTGAGCGCACATCTGGGCACATTGTTATGGATGTCAATGGTGAGAAACTAAG GTTGGATGTATTGGGTCTGCATGAGTTTGATAGCGTGCGAAAAAGGATGTCCGTTGTTATCAGATTTCCAAACAATACTGTAAAGGTTTTGGTGAAAGGTGCTGACACTACTATGTTCGGCACTTTAGCAAATGACTCTGAAAGGGATGATCATCTGACGCGTTCAACTCAAAGCCATCTGAGTGAATATTCCTCAGAAGGTTTACGTACTCTTGTGGTTGCTGCCAGGGATCTTACAGATGAACAACTTGAGCAGTGGCAAAGCATGTATGAAGATGCAAGTACCTCGTTGACTGATCGTTCCTCGAAATTACGTCAAACAGCAGCTCTCATCGAATGCAACTTAAAGCTTCTTGGGGCGACTGCTATTGAGGATAAGTTACAAGATGGTGTGCCGGAAGCTATTGAGTCTCTCCGGCAAGCAGGGATCAAGGTTTGGGTTCTTACTGGAGATAAGCAAGAGACAGCTATTTCGATTGGTCTATCATGCAAACTCTTGACAGCAGATATGcaacaaattattataaatgGAACTTCTGAGGATGAATGCCGAAATCTTTTGGCTGATTCTATGGCAAAATATGGTGTAAAATCGTCCAATAAAAGAGACCCAAGTttcaaactgaaaaaaaatGCTGAAAATGGCTACCTTGAGATACCTGGCAATGCAAAGACATCCTGTGTGCCTGAATGGAATGGagggaaggaagaaggaaaaatgaaTGCACCATTAGCACTCATAATAGATGGGAACAGCTTGGTATACATTCTGGAGAAAGATCTAGAGTTAGAG CTATTCGACCTTGCCACATCCTGTAGTGTTGTGTTATGCTGTCGTGTTGCACCTCTGCAGAAAGCTGGAATTGTTGATCTGATTAAGACTCGTACTGATGACATGACATTGGCTATAGGTGATG GGGCAAATGatgtttcaatgatccaaatgGCGGATGTTGGAGTTGGAATTTGTGGTCAGGAAGGACGTCAAGCTGTGATGGCTTCAGACTTTGCTATGGGACAGTTTCGGTTTTTGAAAACATTACTTTTGGTGCATGGGCACTGGAATTATCAGCGTGTTGGCTATATGATTCTGTACAACTTCTACCGCAATGCAGTTTTTGTACTGATGCTATTTTG GTTTATATTGTCCACTGCTTTTTCAACAACTTCTGCTTTAACAGATTGGAGTAGTGTTTTCTATTCTGTCATTTATACTTCACTCCCCACAATTGTTGTTGGTATACTGGACAAAGACTTGAGCCACAGGACACTGTTACAATATCCAAAACTCTATGGTGCTGGCCATAGACACGAGGCATACAATTTACATCTCTTCTGGATCACAATGCTTGACACCGTATGGCAGAGTCTTGTTCTCTTCTATGTACCCCTCTTCACCTATAAGGATAGCTCAATAGACATATGGAGCATGGGCAGTTTATGGACGATTGCAGTTGTTGTCCTTGTCAATGTGCATTTGGCAATGGACGTTCATCGTTGGGTATTCATCACTCAAATCGCAGTATGGGGTTCAATAATTATCACATATGCCTGTATGGTGGTATTGGATTCTATACCTGTCTTTCCTAATTACTG GACTATATACCATTTGGCAAAGTCTCCCACATATTGGATTGCCATTTTGCTTATAACTGTTGTTGCGTTGCTCCCTCGCTTTGTGTTCAAAGTTGTAAATCATATCTTTTGGCCTTCGGATATCCAGATAGCTAGGGAAGCCGAGGTTTTAAATAGGCAACGTAAACATTTGAGCTCAAAGCAAGATGACAGTTCAAGTTGA
- the LOC137723761 gene encoding high mobility group B protein 6-like produces MQALKSPVAGIAGIAGNQIVRPRSGRTPLQLKNTPATPTNSDVKIKPVQQLIGVGDGSNKENRPIYVTPVKIEAMDASLAEELSAIRKKMERMKSDRETTEKMLKERDLMMEMQTKELENRGQIQRMLEIELDRIYRLNQLHVRSIRVSPIRSLREKEKEKKTAEWPSQEVEAEDEAEEEMEESVDENSPRKPESCSASSSEIVTEKTEK; encoded by the exons ATGCAGGCGCTTAAATCTCCTGTTGCCGGGATTGCCGGAATTGCCGGGAACCAGATTGTTCGGCCTAGAAGCGGCCGGACGCCTCTCCAGCTGAAGAACACTCCAGCGACTCCGACAAACTCCGATGTCAAAATAAAGCCCGTACAGCAATTGATTGGCGTTGGGGATGGTTCGAACAAGGAGAACCGTCCGATCTATGTGACTCCGGTGAAGATTGAGGCGATGGACGCGTCGCTGGCGGAGGAGCTGAGCGCCATCAGGAAGAAGATGGAGAGGATGAAATCGGACAGAGAGACGACGGAAAAGATGCTCAAGGAGAGGGATCTGATGATGGAAATGCAGACGAAGGAGCTCGAAAACAGAGGGCAGATTCAGAGGATGCTGGAGATCGAGCTCGATCGGATTTACCGATTGAACCAGCTCCATGTTCGATCAATC AGAGTGTCGCCGATTCGATCGCTcagggagaaggagaaagaaaagaagaccGCAGAATGGCCGTCTCAG GAAGTGGAAGCGGAAGATGAAGCGGAGGAGGAAATGGAGGAATCTGTGGATGAAAACTCACCGCGGAAGCCGGAGAGTTGTTCTGCGTCCAGTTCCGAAATCGTTACAGAGAAAACAGAGAAGTGA
- the LOC137723063 gene encoding uncharacterized protein produces MCERLPSSPLSFPLTKSPKLGFTRTNWSSQIQPHPNFYTPNCSKLSNFANSEITNSRNGRSLFLSRRASDNPKADFGIPAELGFKEKGENLFDLATESIESVTRNGIDPREESNASLGSKNLLESEGGSGEDKRNRKSNESVKEENRVRIEGTDGDGLEKEENLKHIDEKVGLRKGRQVMRRSNILAKQVISIRSALSLGFVSQLWVNTNSWMVMFVEVRRNLLSGDFERFLLDDITQVGDVVLVKDESVIEDEFKIVGLETLVGYQVITPGRRTIGKVRGYSFNVNSGAVESLEFDSFGISYIPSSLVSTYALFVEDVLEVVSDAVIVHEAAASRIHRLTKGFLDGRNVATSIDDLDEYSDFEKPVRSDKHTRRRNFGNQKFDSRKSKTNDDWDLPMDYF; encoded by the exons ATGTGCGAGCGTCTTCCCTCCAGCCCCCTATCTTTTCCGCTCACAAAATCTCCAAAATTAGGGTTTACCAGAACCAATTGGAGCTCCCAAATCCAACCGCACCCCAACTTTTACACCCCAAATTGTTCGAAGCTATCGAATTTCGCGAATTCAGAAATCACAAATTCCAGAAATGGGAGGTCTTTGTTCCTCAGCAGAAGGGCCAGCGATAATCCGAAAGCTGATTTTGGGATTCCGGCCGAATTAGGGTTTAAGGAGAAGGGTGAAAACCTCTTCGACCTCGCAACAGAATCAATTGAGTCAGTAACGCGAAATGGGATTGATCCCAGGGAGGAATCCAATGCTTCATTGGGTTCAAAAAATTTATTGGAATCGGAGGGCGGTTCGGGGGAGGATAAGCGAAATCGGAAGAGCAACGAGAGCGTAAAAGAGGAGAATCGGGTTCGAATTGAGGGTACGGATGGTGATGGGTTGGAGAaggaggagaatttgaagcatATTGATGAAAAAGTTGGGCTGAGAAAAGGGAGGCAGGTGATGAGGAGGTCCAATATTCTTGCGAAGCAAGTTATCAGTATCCGAAGTGCGCTCAGCTTGGGATTTGTCTCGCAGCTTTGGGTCAATACCAACTCT TGGATGGTAATGTTTGTAGAAGTGAGGCGAAACCTGCTTTCGGGGGATTTCGAACGTTTTCTTCTCGATGATATTACCCAG GTTGGTGATGTTGTGCTTGTCAAGGACGAGAGTGTGATTGAAGACGAATTTAAGATTGTTGGACTGGAAACGTTG GTAGGATACCAAGTTATAACACCAGGCCGACGAACGATTGGAAAG GTGCGGGGGTACAGTTTTAACGTCAATTCAGGGGCTGTAGAATCCCTTGAATTTGATTCATTTGGAATTTCCTATATCCCATCAAGTTTG GTGAGTACCTATGCGTTGTTTGTTGAGGACGTGCTGGAAGTTGTCTCTGATGCCGTCATTGTGCACGAAGCTGCAGCTTCCCGCATACACAGGCTGACCAAG GGTTTCTTGGACGGCCGAAATGTTGCAACCTCCATAGATGATCTCGATGAATATTCCGACTTTGAAAAACCCGTAAGATCGGATAAGCatacaagaagaagaaattttgGTAACCAGAAGTTCGATTCCAGGAAAAGCAAGACCAATGATGATTGGGACCTCCCAATGGATTACTTCTGA
- the LOC137722751 gene encoding serine/threonine-protein kinase AtPK2/AtPK19-like produces MVSSQLPGLTKAHMCKPIQPQLLFSMGTVDAAVSDHLELDFDDVFGPLPVQASVEVNMANSASIEDATDFIYDDPVVIHNRSHSLVGPSSFVNQSLKLSKLTINDTEDSAELVECVNGDTIKEFQEPFIGVIEKPLEVIDENPMKIESVGIEDFEVLKVVGQGAFAKVYQVRKKGTSEIYAMKVMRKDRIMEKNHAEYMKAERDILTKIDHPFIIQLRYSFQTKYRLYLVLDFVNGGHLFFQLYHHGLFREELGRIYAAEIVSAVAHLHANGIMHRDLKPENILLDADGHAMLTDFGLAKQLEENTRSNSMCGTVEYMPPEIVLGKGHDKAADWWSVGVLLFEMLTGKPPFTGNREKIQQKIVKDKIKLPSFLSSEAHSLLKALLQKDPSKRLGSGPLGSEDIKRHKWFKPINWKKLEARQIQPSFRPDVAGKHCIANFDKCWTDMSVVDSPAASPNAAGNPFTGFSYVRPVSSFLQK; encoded by the exons ATGGTTTCCTCTCAGCTACCTGGTTTAACCAAGGCCCACATGTGCAAACCAATTCAGCCCCAGTTGCTTTTTTCCATGGGAACAGTGGATGCTGCAGTTTCAGATCACCTCGAGcttgattttgatgatgtaTTTGGCCCTCTACCAGTTCAGGCTTCAGTAGAAGTGAACATGGCTAATTCTGCCTCGATTGAAGATGCAACTGATTTTATTTATGACGATCCAGTGGTTATTCACAACCGATCACATTCTTTGGTTGGCCCCTCATCGTTTGTAAACCAATCATTGAAGCTCAGCAAACTGACCATAAATGACACAGAAGATTCAGCGGAACTGGTAGAGTGTGTCAATGGAGACACCATCAAAGAATTTCAGGAACCTTTTATTGGTGTCATTGAAAAGCCTCTTGAAGTTATTGACGAAAACCCCATGAAGATCGAGAGTGTAGGCATTGAAGATTTTGAGGTTTTGAAAGTTGTTGGGCAGGGTGCATTTGCAAAAGTATATCAGGTGAGGAAGAAGGGGACATCAGAAATATATGCAATGAAGGTCATGCGAAAGGACAGGATCATGGAGAAGAATCATGCTGAATACATGAAAGCTGAGAGggatattttaacaaaaattgatcACCCATTCATTATCCAACTTAGATACTCATTTCAG ACCAAATATAGACTATATCTTGTGCTGGATTTTGTTAATGGTGGTCACCTCTTCTTTCAGCTCTATCACCATGGCCTTTTTAG aGAGGAGCTGGGACGAATATATGCTGCTGAGATTGTTTCTGCAGTTGCTCACCTCCATGCAAATGGAATAATGCATAGGGATCTTAAACCTGAAAATATCCTTTTGGATGCAGATGGCCAT GCCATGTTGACTGATTTTGGTCTTGCAAAACAACTTGAAGAGAATACAAGATCTAATTCTATGTGTGGAACTGTAGAATACATGCCACCCGAAATAGTTCTTGGAAAGGGACATGATAAGGCTGCAGACTGGTGGAGTGTGGGAGTCCTATTGTTTGAGATGCTTACTGGAAAG CCTCCTTTTACTGGGAACAGGGAGAAAATTCAGCAGAAGATAGTTAAGGATAAGATCAAGTTGCCTTCCTTTTTGTCAAGTGAAGCACATTCACTGTTGAAAGCG CTGCTACAAAAGGATCCAAGCAAGCGCCTCGGTAGTGGGCCTTTGGGGAGTGAGGACATCAAGCGCCACAAATGGTTCAAGCCAATAAACTGGAAAAAACTGGAGGCTCGGCAAATCCAACCAAGCTTTCGCCCAGATGTTGCTGGGAAGCACTGCATCGCCAATTTTGATAAGTGCTGGACCGACATGTCAGTTGTGGATTCCCCAGCCGCTAGCCCGAATGCTGCTGGAAACCCCTTCACTGGCTTCAGTTATGTTAGGCCGGTCTCCTCTTTTCTCCAGAAGTAG
- the LOC137721740 gene encoding mannan endo-1,4-beta-mannosidase 6-like: MGGPKRKMTTQNIVLVTIFMIFISPCSSTFFDASGFEQLETVVENVEDHLAYPSTNDWSPVEELNDGMEDDAWQLVQKKGNQFVVNDQPFYVNGFNTYWLMVFSADQSTRGKVTDLFKQASLVGLTVCRTWAFNDGQWRALQKSPSVYDEEVFKALDFVISEARKYKIRLILSLTNNWDAYGGKAQYVKWGKAAGLNLTSDDDFFTHPTLKSYYKAHVKTVLNRVNTLTNITYKDDPTVFAWELMNEPRCTSDPSGNKLQDWIQEMAVYVKSVDPKHLVEIGLEGFYGPSAPARVQFNPNTYAQQVGTDFIRNHQALGIDFASVHIYADSWISQSISDVHLQFTKSWMEAHIEDAEKYLGMPVMFSEFGISSNDPGYNSSFRDTLLSTVYKTILNSTRKGGSGGGSLLWQLFPDGTDYMDDGYAIVLSKSPSAANIITLHSTRLALFNSRCSWKCRWGCKKKHPIEEFLLRYDEL; this comes from the exons ATGGGTGgccccaaaagaaaaatgacgACACAGAACATTGTTTTGGTGACCATTTTTATGATTTTCATCAGCCCTTGTAGCTCTACTTTCTTTGATGCCAGTGGATTTGAGCAATTGGAAACAGTGGTGGAGAACGTCGAAGATCATTTAGCATATCCAAGCACAAATGATTGGTCCCC GGTTGAAGAGCTGAATGATGGAATGGAAGATGATGCGTGGCAGTTGGTGCAGAAGAAAGGGAACCAATTTGTGGTGAATGATCAACCTTTCTATGTGAATGGATTCAACACTTACTGGTTGATGGTGTTTTCTGCTGATCAATCCACAAGGGGAAAAGTCACTGATTTGTTCAAACAGGCATCTTTGGTCGGACTAACTGTTTGCAGGACTTGGGCTTTCAACGATGGCCAGTGGCGAGCTCTTCAGAAATCGCCATCAGTTTATGACGAAGAAGTTTTCAAG GCTTTGGATTTTGTGATAAGTGAGGCAAGGAAATACAAGATCAGACTCATATTATCTTTAACCAACAACTGGGATGCATATGGTGGAAAAGCACAATACGTTAAATGGGGAAAAGCAGCTGGTCTGAATTTGACTTCTGATGATGACTTCTTCACTCATCCAACACTCAAAAGCTACTACAAGGCCCATGTTAAG ACGGTGCTTAATAGAGTTAATACACTCACAAACATAACTTACAAGGACGATCCCACAGTTTTCGCTTGGGAACTGATGAACGAGCCTCGATGCACCTCAGATCCTTCGGGCAATAAACTGCAG GATTGGATACAAGAAATGGCAGTTTATGTTAAGAGCGTTGATCCGAAACACTTGGTAGAGATTGGACTGGAAGGATTTTACGGTCCCTCAGCACCTGCTCGAGTTCAGTTCAATCCAAATACATATGCTCAACAAGTTGGAACTGATTTCATAAGGAACCACCAGGCTTTGGGTATCGATTTTGCTTCTGTTCACATTTATGCAGACTCTTG GATATCACAATCAATCTCTGACGTGCATCTCCAATTTACCAAGTCATGGATGGAAGCCCACATTGAGGATGCAGAAAAGTATCTTGGAATGCCGGTGATGTTTTCAGAGTTTGGCATATCTTCGAATGACCCCGGCTACAATTCATCATTTAGAGACACCCTTCTCAGCACAGTGTACAAGACCATCCTGAATTCTACTAGGAAAGGAGGGAGTGGAGGTGGGAGTCTTTTGTGGCAGCTCTTCCCAGATGGAACCGACTACATGGACGACGGTTATGCGATTGTTCTGTCAAAATCTCCTTCAGCAGCAAACATCATAACCCTTCACTCCACAAGACTTGCCCTATTCAACTCTCGATGTTCTTGGAAATGCCGGTGGGGTTGTAAGAAGAAGCATCCAATAGAGGAATTCTTGCTACGTTATGATGAACTGTAA